In Miscanthus floridulus cultivar M001 chromosome 19, ASM1932011v1, whole genome shotgun sequence, the DNA window tCCTTGCGAAGAATTCGTTCTCCACGACCGgggcaagcacatcgacgtcaagtttcactttctcagggactgtgtcgatggagggaaaatcgtcatcgagtttgtcgaaactggtcggcaactcgcggacgtactcaccaagccgctcggccgtcttcggttcacggatttgaagaagatgatcggcatggtggaggttctagggttagcagcaggattagagatagaattgttaagtaatctgctgctctcatGTATGAACGCATGGCAGGgacaggcgccgaaaggctccctgctgttgcactgtagctgctgcaggggcaggcgccgaaaggctcccctgtgGCACTATAGCCACAACAGGAGcagacgccaaagtcagccctgctgtcacatctagtcactgtagcaacaTGACAGCCTgatatgtctgtgtactaggattatatgggtagagttgtatatatagcttcccactgtagctcagtaaagtgagcgagttcagttttgccatctcttctgcagagctccggccaacgctggtactTGTGTTGTGTGTATTCTGttttccctcccttcttctacctgtAGCCATAATGTGTGGTCGGTAACGAAggtgagtggtcggctcacccgttcCGAAGATCCAGGGGCTAACAAGATACATATGCTAATAACCTTGTGTAATTCTAGCTATTTGAATGATAAAACAACCTTGTTTAATTTCTTCCAATAAAATGACCAGATGTACAGAAGCTCCAGCTCCAGTAGCAGCAGTACCCATCATCAGTCTAGCCTCCAGAAGTTGACATCAACCGCGGCGAGCAACAGCAAGCGCGTGTTCTTGAGCCGTAAAGATCACTGTGCTTATTATGCGTCACAGGATGGCAACACTCCAGCTTCATCAGACAAGAACATTTATACCACCATGCTCCGTGGTTGCAGCCACTCATCACCATACCAAATGTAAGCACGTTAATTAGCACAAACCAAAATCACGCTTCCTCGCAATCTTCAAATTAATGATCGAACAGGAATTTACCTGAATTTCAGATTTGAAATTAAATTCGACTATTTTTACCTGCAGACCGCCGTCGCTAGAGGAAGTGTTCAGAAGCTGCTGGGAACAAAGAAGAGGGCGTGTTCCTTGGAACTCCAACGTGCTAACAACAGATAAGGTAATAATACGGCTTTTCCCATATATGATTTGCTGACAAAATTTACTCAAACAATaatgcatgcatggatgcatACTCCTGCATGTACCATTCCCTAGAAGCTTCATTTTGGTCGTATGCATCATTAGGTGGCAGGCTGCCAAACTCCCATACTGCCGTGTATTGACTGTTGTTTTTGCCCTACTACTACATGCATGCATGGTCCAGACCCATCACCCATGAGCTAGATAAAAATGTCTCTGAATCAAATGCATGCTTCCAAAGTCGTGATAGTATACTATTAGCGTGTTAACGTTGATGCCTTGATACTTAATTGTAAGTTGTAGTAACACCTAGCTCATCTCTGCTTGTATTATTCCACAGGCAATTAGGCCAAGTCACACTAAGAAGCCCGAGAAGCAGCACACGGGATGCGACCTCACGCTGTCGATCGGCCTGTGGGAGGACGCGAGCAGCGACGACGCAGACGGCTCGAGCTCCATCAGCGAGGAGCTGCTGCCTGCTCCAGCAGCAGGCGCTCGCTGCGTCGCTGCCGTGAAGGAGGAGGAGAGCAAGCCGGCGGCTCTGAACCTGGACCTTACCATCTCGTCGTCTTGGCTGGCCTGACGACGCCGCCGGCCAGCTGGCGGCGGCGCTGTGCGTGACCGGCGTAGGTACACTTACGTACGTACGCTTGTGTACAGTTATACGGACTCAAGCATGCAGAGCAGCAGACTGTGTGATCAGGCCATCAGTACTAGACTGTATATGGCGTGGCAGTAGTCTTGCTAGATAGGTCGCTCGGATTTTCGTGTCCTGCCCTTATTAGCCACTCCGTCGTTCtagtctcttcttttcttttttttttcctttttagatTTTTTATAACATTTTCGGGTCCATTCGGTTAGGAACCGGGGCTTCAGACGACGGTGGGTGAGGAATTTCTGCAGCTTTTTTTCTTTGTCCGGGGAGAAGGCGCTGTATACCTGTATTCCTCACCTGTCATCGTCTGAAATGTTCTATTTCTAATCGTAGACTATTAGAAAAGGAGCATATACTTATGTTATCAGTGCTAGCAGCTGTATATTTCAGTGTGAATGGTAGAGGACAGCTATATATTGTCTTTTATTAGTGCTAGCTGCAAACTGGCGGGGGTCTCAATAATCTCTGCAACGAATTGCTCTGCCTCCTCTCGCGACCCTACCTGTCAACTAGAGGGCACGTTACACGCTTTGATACTGCCATGCGGCGTCACCTGGTTAATATCCAGCCTTTAAATGTTTTTTTAAATAGGAAAATACTGTTTAATCTtttaaattcataactaatttcaTGCAAACTTTGAAAACATGATCCTTGAACCAAAATTTTCATAAAAATGAGCACTATGCAATGGAATTATGCTTGAGAGCATTTGTGTATTGGGCGGGCCTTGCTATATGGTACCCCATTACCTCATAGGAAGTAATAGCTAGAATCAATCATAGCCGTTGATTTTTTGAAATTATGAAGTAATTAAATAACTGAAAAAAAAGAAACCCAAGGAAACGAACATCTCATTGATCGTTTACATATATGCTTACACGTTATACAGCAGCTATTGCAACAAATTTGTTAACAAACATGTAGCACATGGAAGGTAATGAGCTTTGTGCGCTACCAAAGTGAACGTCACCATTTTCTCTATTATTTAAAAATTTATTCTTGTTAGTTCCATGCACCCACTCACCTAATTAGTTGGAAGCAGTACACATGGGAGTAGAAAAAAATCCCATGTGATTATGTATATTAATATTTTAGCTGGCATATGACTATTATTTTAGCTGGCGCGCGTATGATTATTATTATAGCTGGCCTACACCAGTAGAGAAACGACATTTGATCCCAcctcaaaatttggctttagtcccagtATTTTTTGCGTCCGGAACTAGAGTAACTtaagtcccggtttgtagctctaaccgggactaaaggtccctgcccaacggctactgcagcaggcttttgctgcaggggacctttagtcccggttgaagttaccaaccgggactaaaggttaacttttactcccggttggtccctccaaccgggagtaaaagtctactcccgactagaggctctgtccgggactagaaaggtacctttagtttcggtttctgtctccaaccgggactaaaggtcccctccaatatagcccttgttcctccccgagctcgagccacttcgagctcagtgttcttgcttcatcgccggcctctcttcttcctcatcactggtgtatcacaagatttcttccattcctccatcgattcttcggttctaaagattaccaactttatactctcatgtgtcatcagtagcttatttcattttatggactagatatatgtggttttttatggtagattttttttatttgtaagccatttaagctcaaaatcactttaaagtttgcgtatttggatgaaggaatgttaaagtagttattcaaaactagtattgagttttcaattctagcatgcatagcacacttcatggtttagagatatagagaattttagagttttttaattttatttatttataaaatgagaaatttatattatattaaaaatgagtatagagagtagatgtcaactgcttctgggtcctcggcctctcatcgggttccaaagcgactgaggccagactttcctctcattgcatgcggcaagtgtgaggagaagattgtgatggagtaccgggtgaggaaggagtgtcccaacaggggccgtatcttctacaagtgtccggatcacaatgtgagttattttgtcacatttgatgattatggttaatttatacttattttcatgatgattgtgattaaagttttaattttttattttaatttcagtgggatggcactggatgttcaggctggtactgggagaaagagtgtgttgaacacgtgcaaaactctcttccacaggcggctacggcggctaatgaggcagtgatcctgcagaagaagcccatagatgttgaacaaacgcatgatctgtctgttttagttggaattggtcgcgaaatccttatgctgctgaagtgcattttagctttagtttttttagtgatagttgtgattgtctacattgtagcgagactttcataaattaataccttatgtgGTAGCATGCatatcgtataattaactaattatgttctagattttaatatggtatgtatgtcatataatgcagatgagccggcattggatgtacaatgctgatcaccgctcccaagagttcattgagggcgtgcattctttcttatatgtggccgaggcaaacaaacacgatagtttcatgtgctgcccatgtgccatatgtaagaatttgaagaaatatgttagctcaaggagtcttcattcacacttattgaagtcgggtttcatgccaaactatatttgttggacgaagcacggagaaaccagggttgtaatggaagaaggtgaagaagaacagtgggacgatgatgacattattgctgaatatggtgccttcaatgatactgcaatgggggaagctaaagaagaggtagtggcagaagattaGCCCGctaatgatcttggtcaggccattcgtgacgcacaaagagaatacgaaagtgaaaagaagaagatcaagttcgagcgtatgctagaggatcacaagaaattactATACctaacttgtgatgcgggacagaaaaagttgggtaccacattAGAATTGCtccaatggaaggcaaagaatggtgtatctgacaagggatttggggagttattaaaaatccaaaagaagatgcttccaaaggataacaaattgcccgtcactacgtacgaagcaaaacatgtagtctaccctttgggattagaaatctagaagatacatgcatgtcctaatgactgcatcctctaccgtggtgaggagtacgagaagttagatgcatacctggtatgtcatgcatcatggtataagatcaggtgagatgaccctggtgatgtttagggcgaacgtcccacaaagaaaattcctgccaagattatgtggtatgctcatataataccacgcttgaaacgtctgtttagaaacaaagaccatgcaaagttgttgcgatggcacaaagaagaccgtaaggtagacaatatgttgagacaccctactgatgggtcccagtggagagcaatcgatagagaattctcggagtttgcaaatgatgtaagaaacttaaggtttgctttaagtacggatggtatgaatcctttcgaggagcagagcagtagtcatagcacttggcctattactctatgtatctacaatcttcctccctagttatgcatgaagcgtaagtttattataatgccagtgctcatccaaggcccaaggcatacctggcaacgacatcgatgtgtacctgaggccactagttgaagaacttctacttttgtggaacagactaggtgtatatgtgtgggatgagcacaaacaagagcactttgacctgcgagcattgctgttcgtaacaatcaatgattggcctgctctaagtaatctttcaagacaatcaaataagggatataatgcatgcacgcactgtttcgatgacattaaaggtatattcttgaaaaaatattgaaaggtcgtgtaccttggccatcgttgatttcttcctgcgaatcaccccctaagaaagaaaggcaagcattttaaaggtaaggcagaccaccaaaccaagccgggcaactgaactggtgaggatgtactcaatatggtcaaggatgtgaaagtagtatttggaaaggcacatggcagcgaacctgtttcgAACAATgccgacggtcatgcacccatgtgaaagaagaagtctatattttgggagctaccctattggcaagtcctagaggtccgtagcgtgatcaacgtgatgcacctgatgaagaatctttgtgtgaacctactaggcttcatgggtgtgtatgggaagcctaaggacacacttgaagcacgacaagaCCTGCAGTGTTTGAAAGAACAAGataacctacatccagagaagacagatgatggacgccattacttaagtcctgccagctacactcttagcaaagaagagaaggaaagcatgtttgaatgcctagcaagcatcaaggtaccatctggattctcctcgaatataaagggtataataaatatgccagagaagaaattcctaaacttaaagtcccatgactaccacgtgctcatgacgtaattgcttccagttgcattaagaggaattcaaccttcaaatgtacgtctagccactgtgaagctatgtgcattcctcaatgcaatttctcagaaggcaatcgatccaatggatctagctaaactacagaatgatgtggttcaatgtcttgtcagctttgagttggtgttccctccttccttctttaatatcatgacacacctcctagttcacctggtcaaggagattggCATTCTcgatcctgtgttcctacacaacatgttcccctttgagaggttcatgggagtcctaaagaaatatgttcacaatcaTGCTCGACCAAAAGGAAGCATCgctaagggctatggaacagaggaggtcattgagttttgtgttgactttattcccgaccttgatctGATTGGTGTTTCTGAAttgcgacatgaggggagactaagtggaaaggggacactggggaagaaaacatatattggtatgcaggacaattattttaataaagcacactatacagttctgcaaaactcctccttggtggatccgtatatcgagacacataaagagttgcttcgatccgagttttcagggaagtctgaagcttggattacacgtcagcacatagaaactttcagcgactggttgcaaaaagaatgttagggtgatgagagtattgatgagcaactgtatttgttggctaggcagccatcgtggcatatcctcacatataaagggtatgagataaatgggaatacattttacacagtagcccaagataaaagaagcaccaaccaaaacagtggtgtccgcatagatgccaccgaccctaatggaaataagcaaacatattatggtcgtatagaggagatatgggaactaaactatgcacctacttttaaggtacctttgttcaagtatcaatgggtaaaggcgactggaggcggggtagcagtcgacaaccagtatggaataacaaccgtggacctcaacaatattgtgtacaaagacgaaccgttcgtccttgccaatgaTGTGAATcatgtgttctatgtcaaggacatgtctacaaaactgaagagagggaaaaacaataatgacccaatcaatgagccaaagcaccacatagttctttcagggaaaagaaacgtcgtcggaattgaagacaagtcagacatatcagatgATTATAAAAAGGATaatcgaattccacccttcacagtgaacaaagacccaagcatccagctaaatgatgaggacactccatggttatggcgcgatcataaccaagggatatacgttaagaagaagttcactactgtgcccgcttgatatatatagtgatgtattagacctattatgtaataactgtgactttatattttttttgttgtgttttcatattttctacggtttaaatgaattttctgcttgacggtggattttccgtggagaatgtgtgatgtaaaaccaaatgatcaacgttaataagatgtgaaatcttattttctataaaaaaataatagttttaatgattttaatcaagtagtatatttttgcatggtgcaaattgtaattattatttaca includes these proteins:
- the LOC136528297 gene encoding myb family transcription factor MPH1-like; its protein translation is MRGFERKGVRQYNRSEVPRMRWTEELHRQFVEAVECLGGQDEATPKRILQLMGVKGVSISHIKSHLQMYRSSSSSSSSTHHQSSLQKLTSTAASNSKRVFLSRKDHCAYYASQDGNTPASSDKNIYTTMLRGCSHSSPYQIPPSLEEVFRSCWEQRRGRVPWNSNVLTTDKAIRPSHTKKPEKQHTGCDLTLSIGLWEDASSDDADGSSSISEELLPAPAAGARCVAAVKEEESKPAALNLDLTISSSWLA